From Myxosarcina sp. GI1, a single genomic window includes:
- a CDS encoding ribbon-helix-helix protein, CopG family, translating to MLISVVAKQERPEEWIYNEKKFAKQFMLTDTASQAIDKIAKELGISRSEVVERAARCSGMEKAKCFDTKTGKCQT from the coding sequence ATGTTGATATCAGTAGTGGCGAAACAAGAAAGACCAGAAGAATGGATTTATAACGAAAAAAAATTTGCCAAGCAATTTATGCTCACCGATACTGCTTCCCAAGCAATAGATAAAATAGCCAAAGAGCTAGGTATTAGTAGATCTGAAGTAGTAGAAAGAGCAGCTAGATGCAGTGGTATGGAAAAAGCTAAATGTTTCGATACTAAAACTGGAAAATGTCAGACATGA
- a CDS encoding phage/plasmid primase, P4 family has protein sequence MIGFIAPFKILDYLDRLEIVKETGSEYHCKCPVCDDGGFKIDKPTGKYQAFKCGCEVKDIREAIRPWSEVEEERQNSNSSSSARKKIDHSSKSAKAISNEIKLARLPKAAEETPYPNTETEVPEWLQKQGIPKNALETRYYYSKTQWVSRFEWQTNKGKEKTFRQAHTSSNGLVRWKKGAKNWNAYRQNEAAANCQNKWVLAVEGEKCVEVARERAIATITWQGSNWNHSAIASTIKALKKSGAEGLVYFPDNDEAGRKKASLVESAAIKVDFPCLVLNPKNIWTEIPEKGDLADWVKAHGHLDAEELIAKLEAAIKGLECRKKGQREREKRSEEPFNLLPFSLCPNEVPNWSQSDLALWLADKYRSHLAWNTELQQWYRYSSVMSGIWSIEPTEFVGQLVKLELEEIAIKITQSNPKGKKPSFTISFINGVVGLLKMDLAVRCWDEATGLLPLRNGVLNLETKKLLPHAPEHKLTWCLPYSYNPLLTCYPIQQWLNQMCRGDEDLVQLMRAYLRGVVTGRSDWQKYLELIGPGGTGKSTFTRLAIALVGSENTHTTTLKKLEGEKFESASVAGKRLVLINDSERYAGEVSKLKALTGQDTLPYEVKYRQSSGGFTPQAMTIVATNEVIQSSDYTSGLERRRISIPMFNRIESDRQRNLIEHRNGEMFGEFVPYLSGLLNWVLAMDEAEATNIIKNYETAVPSLLAMKAQTLVETNPIADWLDNKVILDPEARTNIGVAKRDKDSNSDNWYLHNDEWLYPNYAEYCHDTGTRSIGLRRFVNLLSDLLNNQLRLNIEKGRDRFGSFIRGLRLRDATDDEPPLITNGAVKTKTDFSSINVVNKLWNLVMEKVVKAIDCLMDENINDEENNNLKTAEDIQAQVEEDIKEIEAEETTIESKVDDVDEEINIGDRVMVEDCPAYWSWAQPFQVLAIEGNMVALELVDELVHINRLQICHNKNSESKNG, from the coding sequence ATGATTGGCTTCATCGCACCTTTTAAGATTCTGGACTATTTAGATCGCCTCGAAATAGTCAAAGAAACAGGTTCAGAATACCACTGTAAATGCCCTGTATGTGATGATGGTGGCTTTAAAATCGACAAACCTACTGGCAAGTACCAAGCTTTCAAGTGCGGTTGCGAAGTTAAAGATATCAGAGAAGCAATTCGCCCTTGGAGCGAAGTCGAAGAAGAAAGACAGAACAGCAATTCAAGTAGCTCGGCTCGGAAAAAGATCGACCATTCATCTAAATCTGCTAAAGCGATTTCTAATGAAATCAAATTAGCTAGACTACCAAAAGCAGCCGAAGAAACACCTTATCCAAATACCGAAACAGAAGTTCCCGAATGGCTACAAAAACAGGGGATACCAAAGAACGCACTAGAAACCCGTTACTATTACTCAAAAACTCAATGGGTTTCACGCTTTGAGTGGCAAACCAATAAAGGAAAAGAGAAAACCTTTAGACAGGCACATACTAGCTCGAACGGATTAGTACGGTGGAAAAAAGGAGCAAAAAATTGGAACGCTTACAGACAAAATGAAGCTGCTGCTAATTGTCAGAACAAATGGGTGTTGGCAGTAGAAGGAGAAAAATGTGTTGAAGTAGCAAGAGAAAGAGCGATCGCGACAATAACATGGCAGGGTTCTAACTGGAACCATAGTGCAATCGCTTCAACTATAAAAGCTCTCAAGAAATCTGGTGCAGAGGGTTTGGTTTACTTTCCCGACAATGACGAAGCAGGAAGAAAAAAAGCCAGCCTAGTAGAATCAGCAGCTATTAAAGTTGACTTCCCTTGTCTAGTTCTCAATCCCAAAAACATCTGGACAGAAATACCAGAGAAAGGAGATTTAGCTGATTGGGTAAAAGCTCATGGTCATTTAGATGCCGAAGAACTAATAGCCAAATTAGAGGCTGCTATAAAAGGTCTAGAGTGTAGGAAAAAAGGGCAAAGGGAAAGGGAAAAAAGGAGTGAAGAACCCTTTAACCTTTTGCCTTTTTCCCTTTGCCCGAACGAAGTTCCTAACTGGTCGCAGTCAGATTTGGCTTTATGGCTGGCAGACAAGTATCGATCGCACCTAGCTTGGAATACAGAGTTACAGCAGTGGTATCGTTATAGCTCGGTAATGTCAGGAATCTGGAGCATCGAACCTACAGAATTTGTCGGGCAGTTAGTAAAGTTAGAATTAGAAGAGATCGCCATTAAAATAACTCAGTCAAATCCAAAAGGAAAAAAACCAAGCTTCACTATTAGTTTTATCAATGGTGTAGTCGGACTGTTAAAAATGGATCTAGCAGTCCGTTGTTGGGATGAAGCTACAGGATTGCTACCACTGCGAAATGGGGTTTTAAACTTAGAAACTAAAAAGCTGTTACCCCATGCCCCCGAACATAAGTTAACTTGGTGTCTGCCATATAGCTATAACCCTCTGTTAACCTGCTACCCAATACAGCAATGGCTAAACCAAATGTGTAGGGGTGACGAGGATCTAGTCCAGCTAATGAGAGCTTATTTAAGAGGTGTAGTAACAGGAAGAAGCGATTGGCAGAAATATCTGGAATTAATAGGACCTGGAGGAACAGGAAAATCCACTTTCACTAGACTGGCAATCGCTCTTGTCGGCTCTGAGAACACTCATACTACCACTCTGAAGAAACTAGAAGGAGAAAAGTTTGAATCAGCTTCGGTTGCTGGTAAAAGATTAGTTTTAATCAACGATTCGGAACGTTATGCAGGGGAAGTTAGTAAGCTCAAAGCTCTAACTGGTCAAGATACTTTACCCTATGAAGTTAAGTACAGACAAAGTAGCGGTGGCTTTACTCCTCAAGCAATGACCATTGTGGCGACTAATGAAGTGATTCAGAGTAGCGACTACACTTCGGGATTAGAGAGAAGAAGAATTTCAATCCCGATGTTTAATAGAATTGAGAGCGATCGCCAAAGAAACCTAATCGAGCATCGCAATGGAGAAATGTTTGGTGAGTTTGTCCCCTATTTATCTGGGCTACTCAATTGGGTACTAGCAATGGACGAAGCAGAAGCTACTAACATTATTAAAAACTATGAAACTGCCGTACCATCTCTATTAGCGATGAAAGCACAAACTTTGGTAGAAACCAATCCGATCGCTGACTGGCTAGATAATAAGGTAATTTTAGACCCCGAAGCGAGAACTAATATCGGAGTAGCCAAGCGCGACAAAGACAGTAATTCAGATAACTGGTACTTACACAATGACGAATGGCTGTATCCCAATTATGCTGAATACTGTCACGATACTGGTACTAGGTCAATTGGGTTACGTAGGTTCGTTAACCTGCTATCTGACCTGTTAAACAATCAGTTGAGATTGAATATAGAGAAAGGACGCGATCGCTTTGGCTCTTTCATCAGAGGGTTAAGACTTCGCGATGCAACAGATGATGAACCGCCGTTGATAACTAACGGTGCAGTAAAAACTAAGACAGATTTTAGTAGTATAAATGTCGTTAATAAACTCTGGAATTTAGTGATGGAAAAGGTGGTTAAAGCGATCGATTGCTTAATGGATGAGAATATTAATGATGAAGAAAATAATAACTTAAAAACTGCTGAAGATATTCAAGCGCAAGTAGAGGAAGATATTAAGGAAATAGAAGCCGAAGAAACTACTATAGAGAGCAAGGTAGATGATGTAGATGAAGAAATAAACATCGGCGATCGCGTGATGGTAGAAGATTGTCCTGCTTATTGGTCATGGGCGCAACCATTTCAGGTGTTAGCCATTGAGGGTAATATGGTGGCTTTAGAATTGGTAGATGAATTAGTCCACATTAATCGATTGCAAATATGCCACAACAAAAATTCCGAGTCGAAAAATGGATAG
- a CDS encoding DUF5895 domain-containing protein → MNTKPSLLAQFDSEIVTSSSIPFCQIKNPLNVPLSQIEKLDLPWGWFITQEKAEIAEFKPDSNWQPISLTFREDSADSNCEEGFLAKRIRIVVLHRSQIEVQQKIEDNKWLYAGLAYQNGQMSEQGHLTRSDRQNYRLRTRYLILFVDDNKQLLHKIPFQIGMNAGAGSAFGDEVKAFRKEIEAAFFESIGQPVRDLSDRAHALTVLDLQLGLHKKEGKAPYVCPKVRLVPTINKIGEERIVERRDRKVKLINQPLESFIVSKESETGQTILRLQEEYRDIFTREPEELSDETVDEFDSDE, encoded by the coding sequence ATGAATACCAAACCTAGTTTGCTAGCTCAGTTCGATTCAGAAATCGTAACCTCATCAAGCATTCCGTTTTGCCAAATTAAGAATCCTCTTAATGTTCCTCTATCTCAAATCGAAAAACTAGATCTTCCTTGGGGCTGGTTCATCACTCAGGAAAAAGCAGAAATAGCAGAATTTAAACCTGATTCTAATTGGCAACCAATTAGTCTGACTTTTCGAGAAGATAGTGCCGACAGCAACTGTGAGGAAGGTTTTTTAGCCAAACGAATCAGAATTGTTGTTTTGCATCGCTCTCAAATCGAGGTTCAGCAAAAAATAGAAGATAATAAATGGCTATACGCTGGTTTGGCGTATCAAAACGGGCAAATGAGCGAGCAAGGACATTTGACCAGAAGCGATCGCCAAAACTATCGGCTTCGTACTCGCTATTTAATATTGTTCGTTGACGACAACAAGCAATTACTCCACAAAATTCCTTTCCAAATCGGCATGAATGCTGGTGCTGGTTCGGCATTTGGCGATGAAGTTAAAGCGTTCAGAAAAGAGATTGAAGCTGCATTTTTTGAGAGTATAGGTCAACCAGTGAGAGATTTAAGCGATCGCGCCCATGCTCTTACTGTATTGGATTTACAGCTTGGGCTTCACAAAAAGGAGGGTAAAGCTCCATACGTGTGTCCTAAAGTTCGTTTAGTTCCAACTATCAACAAAATTGGTGAAGAAAGAATCGTCGAACGCAGAGATAGAAAAGTCAAACTGATAAATCAGCCTCTCGAATCTTTTATTGTTTCCAAAGAATCTGAAACTGGTCAAACCATACTTAGACTGCAAGAAGAATATAGAGATATTTTTACTAGAGAGCCAGAAGAATTAAGTGACGAAACTGTGGACGAATTTGATTCAGACGAATGA
- a CDS encoding IS1 family transposase, whose translation MKCPQCNSNRIFKNGYRRGKQSFRCRQCGRQFVSNPQNRPYSSEVKQLCIKMYLNGMGLRSIERVTEIHYTTVINWIKETGIKLPDDPQDDEIPEITEIDELQTFVGCKKNKFWIWTVVNHWNQGILLWTVGDRSHQTFEQLWQIIKCWGSFWYVTDGWKVYPMYIQSEDHLVSKTYMTRVEGENMRLRHYLARLHRKTLCYSKSLEMLKHSIRLLLHYLRFKSLPLFI comes from the coding sequence ATGAAATGTCCTCAATGCAACTCAAATCGAATTTTTAAGAATGGCTATCGACGTGGAAAGCAAAGCTTTCGATGTCGTCAATGTGGTCGCCAATTTGTCTCTAATCCTCAAAACCGACCCTATTCATCAGAGGTTAAACAATTGTGTATCAAAATGTATCTCAATGGAATGGGCTTAAGGAGTATTGAACGAGTGACTGAAATTCATTATACTACTGTCATTAACTGGATCAAAGAGACAGGAATTAAATTACCTGATGACCCTCAAGACGATGAAATTCCTGAAATTACTGAGATAGATGAACTACAAACCTTTGTTGGATGCAAGAAAAATAAGTTTTGGATTTGGACAGTGGTTAATCATTGGAATCAAGGTATTTTGCTGTGGACAGTAGGCGATCGCTCGCATCAGACTTTTGAACAACTTTGGCAAATTATCAAGTGCTGGGGCAGTTTTTGGTACGTGACTGATGGCTGGAAAGTTTATCCGATGTATATTCAGTCTGAAGATCATTTGGTGAGTAAGACTTATATGACCAGAGTGGAGGGAGAAAATATGAGACTTCGACACTATTTGGCTCGATTGCACCGAAAAACATTATGCTACTCCAAATCCCTGGAAATGCTTAAGCACTCCATTCGTCTTTTACTTCATTATTTGAGGTTCAAAAGTCTTCCTCTTTTTATCTAA
- a CDS encoding type II toxin-antitoxin system VapB family antitoxin — MPLSIKDNKTDALVRQLAELTGETITEAVFVAVKERLERLKTSRSSYSLAEELDAIAQRCAALPVLDSRSPETIIGYDETGLP, encoded by the coding sequence ATGCCTCTTAGTATCAAAGACAACAAAACAGATGCTTTGGTTCGTCAGCTAGCCGAATTGACGGGTGAGACTATTACTGAAGCTGTCTTTGTAGCAGTCAAAGAACGGTTAGAGCGTTTGAAAACTTCTCGTTCTTCCTATTCTCTGGCTGAAGAACTCGATGCCATTGCCCAGCGTTGTGCTGCTTTACCCGTATTGGATTCTCGTTCGCCCGAAACAATAATCGGCTATGACGAAACAGGACTGCCTTAG
- a CDS encoding siphovirus Gp157 family protein, whose amino-acid sequence MNLLDLNTELQQLNELIDSVSSSFIPPELKTAVDDLLDCQKDTKAAYLDKIDNIAALIESRKYWIEVRQKELKRLSRLIKSDKNKVNWLQSYLLDHLQGKDLNRLRTRRFNLTVADNGGKRPMIIDDIPASSIPYELCKVRLEVDRDAVRYALESGHKLRFAQLATPGKHLRIK is encoded by the coding sequence ATGAATCTCCTTGACTTGAACACGGAACTACAGCAGCTTAATGAGCTTATTGATTCAGTAAGTTCTTCCTTTATTCCTCCCGAATTGAAAACTGCCGTTGATGATTTACTCGACTGCCAAAAAGATACTAAAGCTGCCTACCTCGACAAGATAGACAACATCGCTGCATTGATAGAGTCTCGTAAATATTGGATTGAGGTCAGGCAGAAAGAACTCAAACGACTGTCTCGATTAATCAAAAGCGATAAAAATAAGGTCAATTGGCTTCAATCTTATCTGCTCGATCATCTTCAAGGTAAAGATTTAAACAGACTTAGAACTAGACGATTTAACTTAACCGTCGCTGATAACGGTGGTAAAAGACCAATGATTATCGATGACATACCTGCTAGTTCCATTCCTTATGAGCTTTGTAAGGTTCGCTTGGAAGTTGACCGCGATGCTGTAAGATACGCTCTCGAATCTGGACACAAACTTCGCTTCGCTCAATTGGCTACTCCAGGTAAACATTTGAGGATTAAATAA
- a CDS encoding type II toxin-antitoxin system VapC family toxin, whose product MVIDSSALIAIFGDEPERPDFNRQIAAASRRLISAASVLETSIVLENRFGEEAYRELDFFLLKAAIQIYPFDAEQLEIARRAYRQYGKGRHRAGLNYGDCFSYALAKHTGEPLLFKGNDFSQTDIDCC is encoded by the coding sequence ATGGTAATTGACTCCTCAGCGTTAATAGCGATTTTTGGTGACGAACCAGAACGCCCCGATTTCAATCGCCAAATAGCAGCAGCTTCGCGTCGTCTTATTTCTGCTGCTTCGGTTCTCGAAACTAGCATTGTTTTGGAAAACCGTTTTGGAGAAGAAGCGTACCGAGAACTAGACTTCTTTTTACTCAAAGCAGCCATACAAATATATCCCTTTGATGCAGAGCAGTTAGAGATTGCCCGCCGTGCTTATCGACAATATGGTAAAGGACGGCATCGGGCAGGACTTAATTACGGGGACTGTTTTTCTTATGCTTTAGCCAAACATACTGGAGAACCTTTATTGTTTAAAGGCAACGACTTCAGCCAAACTGATATCGATTGCTGTTAA
- a CDS encoding type II toxin-antitoxin system HicA family toxin, whose amino-acid sequence MKIRKLKSKLSKAGFVCLRNRGKGSHRIYRHPNCSVFVIQSGQDGQDAKPYQIKNVRLALQQIDCSYTALS is encoded by the coding sequence ATGAAAATTAGAAAGCTCAAATCGAAGTTATCCAAAGCAGGTTTTGTCTGCCTAAGAAACCGAGGAAAAGGTAGCCACCGCATCTATCGACATCCTAATTGTTCGGTCTTTGTCATTCAATCTGGTCAAGATGGTCAAGATGCCAAACCTTACCAAATAAAAAATGTTCGGTTGGCACTGCAACAAATTGACTGTTCTTACACGGCTCTGTCTTAG
- a CDS encoding pPIWI_RE module domain-containing protein: MTQSQELEQIKMYELDPFAREDFSKKVGIFTLSILAQNNFHQFVWLISAKLEVLLPKKYIQLGNARKTATIPLVFTIPNDLAPDTVNGWTISWTNEALANFSKILKEIKQIKNLPYASLRCFLEIKLSNVTRIESNMGLSKSAINGRDYRIDPFAYLDGGDREEIVKKLKPILNDWLENYLVPYREKEGIDEDIIEQLRELQLDNLLLSINPFQSQIFPWLQHEESGTAKPNNKYSFTALADYLVRLIAEHEIFTELGGIKRIITSQSGNSVQLVTNPIELENKGLFSLFVDLKIITFPSLSQPLIKVDVGKKRWLSSLKENSFDSNAINGFIFSENHSDRIFNFQLNRRLDKKTNQWEWQPDNSFAALQRELDLPLNISKVKQIVQNLASTADCQVLLTYRNGIQEKRHDIKAGVPEKDKLEAFKAITQILSTVGIKPFKDYSKVKFNKGMAHSKDITGSRTINAPTSVNTILESLENRDVFDSEKKSPDEMSHQEINNLLKEHFNFELSEKGINNLRLNSEKKNQTKELKQLLLANKIAIQQLYPNETPLLIIFYDGKHHQTVGLLEAVIKMLWGDKLEIQLQKLPKDTHGAKAVLPGNKLKTKARAQKRVEAWTSVAEQIAKIERPKFCLVMADEFYPAPKDENKQLHDDKVNKPSTRKALASIGRSCVQFIRPPQFWMTSGDIKIEEFIIRAQASTKELLWAHSGRIDNIQEKVNKWFGDIEPNNRPQEIIAITIIRRNAGRRSGRLEKTFLPIAIKTNVKTGVSEMSCCYEDPKTHNFVITSWLPFTEALFDIADISPISLGNKKNIRINRFQEFVDSIISDSVDEGNNPVVMIDSSNCVQLWDWLSDRKLNTKDIDINQKLNMQNNWEGARIVRIRQDLAPGIIEDKVKYLAETYLEDTRTIEELKADKNRRKEILAPSSPTGLYKLNFQNITGCIVYLSIGKKTLHQKQRGFSCYQKVEQDKYLETKVLSTKNKKKYNKITNSAKLKIKKLLEQKPYTDQWATPNPLEMVVASRQPKDKPNYIAGFVESLRYGYGHFNEGTKLAAPLFFERVVRDYISDFNLEEEEEGLPIIRY, from the coding sequence GAAATAAAGCAAATAAAAAATCTCCCCTATGCTTCTTTAAGATGTTTTTTGGAAATTAAGCTGTCTAACGTCACTCGAATTGAATCTAATATGGGTTTGAGTAAGTCGGCAATAAACGGCAGGGACTACAGAATAGATCCTTTTGCATATCTAGATGGTGGAGATCGAGAAGAAATCGTAAAAAAATTAAAACCAATTCTCAATGATTGGCTGGAGAATTATCTCGTTCCTTATAGAGAGAAAGAAGGAATAGATGAAGATATTATAGAACAATTAAGAGAACTACAGTTAGATAATCTTCTTTTATCAATTAATCCATTCCAATCTCAGATCTTTCCTTGGTTACAACACGAAGAAAGTGGCACTGCCAAACCAAATAACAAATATTCTTTCACAGCATTAGCCGATTATTTGGTCAGATTAATTGCCGAACACGAAATTTTTACAGAATTAGGGGGCATTAAGCGTATTATTACTAGCCAATCTGGAAATAGCGTTCAATTAGTAACTAATCCAATTGAGCTTGAGAATAAAGGTTTATTTAGCTTATTTGTAGACCTAAAGATTATTACTTTTCCTTCCCTATCCCAACCATTAATAAAAGTAGATGTCGGCAAAAAGCGTTGGTTGAGTAGTCTCAAAGAAAATAGTTTCGATTCTAACGCTATCAATGGTTTTATTTTTTCGGAAAACCATAGCGATCGCATTTTTAATTTTCAACTCAATCGTCGCCTAGACAAAAAAACTAATCAATGGGAATGGCAACCAGATAATTCTTTTGCAGCTTTACAGCGCGAGCTTGATTTACCCTTGAATATCTCTAAGGTCAAACAAATCGTTCAAAACCTAGCTTCAACAGCAGATTGTCAGGTTCTTCTAACTTATCGTAATGGTATTCAAGAAAAAAGACACGATATTAAAGCGGGTGTCCCTGAAAAAGATAAATTGGAAGCTTTTAAAGCCATAACTCAAATTTTGTCAACTGTAGGAATTAAGCCTTTTAAGGACTACTCTAAGGTAAAATTTAATAAAGGAATGGCGCACTCAAAAGACATTACTGGTTCTAGAACTATCAATGCTCCTACTTCAGTCAATACTATCTTAGAGTCTCTAGAAAATAGGGATGTTTTTGATTCTGAAAAAAAATCTCCCGATGAAATGAGCCATCAAGAAATTAATAATTTGCTCAAGGAGCACTTTAACTTTGAATTGAGTGAAAAAGGCATTAATAATTTAAGACTTAATAGCGAGAAAAAAAATCAAACGAAAGAGTTAAAACAATTATTATTAGCTAATAAAATAGCAATTCAGCAACTATATCCTAATGAAACACCTTTACTAATAATTTTCTATGACGGTAAGCATCATCAAACTGTTGGACTACTAGAAGCAGTAATCAAAATGCTATGGGGAGATAAACTAGAAATCCAATTACAGAAACTTCCCAAAGATACTCATGGTGCAAAAGCAGTGCTACCTGGAAACAAGTTAAAAACCAAAGCAAGAGCGCAGAAAAGAGTAGAGGCTTGGACTTCAGTAGCCGAACAAATTGCTAAAATTGAGCGTCCAAAATTTTGTTTGGTGATGGCAGATGAATTTTATCCCGCTCCTAAAGATGAAAATAAGCAATTACATGACGATAAAGTAAACAAACCCTCAACTCGTAAAGCCTTAGCTTCAATAGGTCGTAGCTGCGTACAATTTATTCGCCCTCCGCAATTTTGGATGACATCTGGAGATATAAAAATAGAGGAATTTATCATTCGCGCTCAAGCCTCTACTAAAGAGTTACTTTGGGCGCATTCTGGGCGTATCGACAATATACAGGAGAAAGTTAATAAATGGTTTGGTGATATCGAACCAAATAATAGACCACAGGAAATTATAGCCATTACAATTATCCGAAGAAATGCTGGCAGAAGAAGTGGAAGACTAGAGAAAACGTTTCTCCCCATAGCAATTAAAACAAATGTTAAAACTGGAGTTAGTGAAATGTCTTGTTGTTACGAAGACCCTAAAACACATAACTTTGTTATTACGTCCTGGCTACCATTCACTGAAGCACTTTTTGACATAGCCGATATTTCTCCCATATCTCTTGGAAACAAAAAAAATATTCGTATTAATCGCTTTCAAGAGTTTGTGGATTCAATTATTTCTGATTCTGTTGATGAGGGTAATAATCCAGTGGTAATGATCGACTCTTCAAATTGCGTACAACTTTGGGATTGGTTGAGCGATCGCAAACTCAATACAAAAGATATTGATATTAATCAAAAACTTAATATGCAGAATAATTGGGAAGGAGCGCGTATTGTTCGTATTAGACAAGATTTAGCACCAGGTATCATTGAGGATAAAGTTAAATATCTAGCCGAAACATACCTAGAAGATACTCGAACTATAGAAGAATTAAAAGCAGATAAAAATAGGCGGAAAGAAATTTTAGCCCCATCAAGCCCCACAGGATTATATAAACTTAATTTTCAGAATATAACTGGCTGTATTGTCTATCTTTCTATTGGTAAGAAAACGCTTCATCAAAAACAAAGAGGCTTTAGTTGCTATCAAAAAGTCGAACAGGACAAATATCTTGAAACCAAAGTATTAAGTACAAAGAATAAAAAGAAATACAATAAAATTACAAACTCGGCAAAATTAAAAATCAAAAAGCTTCTTGAGCAAAAACCATATACGGATCAGTGGGCTACCCCAAATCCTTTGGAAATGGTTGTAGCATCGCGTCAACCAAAAGATAAACCAAATTATATTGCTGGATTTGTTGAGTCTCTTCGCTATGGATATGGTCATTTTAATGAAGGGACAAAGTTAGCTGCTCCACTGTTCTTCGAGCGTGTAGTACGAGACTATATTAGCGATTTTAATTTAGAAGAAGAGGAAGAAGGGTTGCCAATCATTAGATATTAA